In Gossypium arboreum isolate Shixiya-1 chromosome 3, ASM2569848v2, whole genome shotgun sequence, the sequence CCGTATTCGATGACGATTGCTTGTTTTCGATGCCTTCTTACGTGCCTTTAAACCCTTCATCTCCTTCTTGCTCTTTTCTTGCTCCTTCAATGGCTGCGCCTTTCATGCCGATGAATGCTTTGACTGCCGATCATAATTCTGGGATTTTTGCCGCCGGGACCATTCTTACGGCTCCTCATGAGATGTTACCACAAGACTTGGAATTTCAAGGTGATAATGGTGGAATTTTCTGTCCGGATTCCATTCAACGGATTCTTAAACCCGGAGATTTACAGGtaaaatatgattattttaattttgggttaatttcagAGGACCTCCCTAAACTCTTATTcaaaccctaaattgaccctcaAATTTCTAAACATTCTAATTaaatcctttaaagtattaatattttatcaataataTCCTTTCTTCGATCAACCCATTAACCAAGACATCAAATGTTAGATTAAATTTCTCGACATTGGATCAAATTTTATGTACCTGTTACATAGATAGCTTAAACATCATTACATTTTTCTTAAAACAATATGAAATCCAAATTGCCCCACAAAGTAACTATACAAatgtttaaaatttcatttacTTGTTTTAAATACACATTGCATCAAATCCAAACTAACAATTAGGTTAGTTGAAGGACATAATTGATACAATAAAAACTTTTTTAAGACATAATTTAAATGTACTCGAGAAAAATGTTGGAGAATCATATCCATATACCCATAACTAAAAATACATCAAACATTTGACTGCTCATATCCAAATGATCTAATTAATGCTTGCTTTTAGTAttgaagatatatatatatatataacacaaatattattctaattttgcaattaattaattaatattttaactgtGAATTGTTGAAAAAAAAGGGACTGAGCTGTGAGAATCAACAACTGGTTGGAGGAGCAATGTGCTCAACACCATTACCAACAGAGATGTCAAGTTTAGAAGATTCAACATTCAACAAAGTTGGGAAACTCTCTgttgaacaaagaaaagaaaagatccTTAGGTACATGAAAAAACGTAATGAAAGGAACTTCAGCAAGAAAATCAAGgtacatacatacatgcatacacACATATACATGCATGCATGGACATAAAGTACtgatatttatatatacacatatatgtgaATGTACAGTATGCATGCCGCAAGACATTAGCTGATAGCCGACCTCGAGTGAGAGGAAGATTTGCTAAAAATGATGATTTTGGTGAAACCCAAAGGCAAGCTTCTATCAATCATGAATATGATGATGATGACCAAGTAAGTTCTTTCActttcttcatatatatatatatatatatatatatatatatttcatgtaGAGACAGTAAATCAGATGATAACACGTATtattagttcaatttagtccttaaaaagAGATCtaatatttgataattttatttcaaCCTCCAAAAACACGAAATTATTGCATTCACCTTTTGTGTCATCATTTAATTAACCGGCAGTGCATATAATTATACACTATTAGTGCATCAAATATAAAGCTAAtgctattttttttcattttccggATTCATGTCACGCAGGTGGTCGTGAAAGAAGAGGAAGACATGGTTCATTCCTCGGACATTTTTGCTCATATTAATGGTGTCAACTCTTTCGAATGCAACTATTCAATTCAGTCAtggatttaaataaaataattatatatatagtttTCTAACACAGATTTTTCTGCATTTGATCAGTTTGATCTTAAAAAGTTACTGTAAAAAGTAAAGGAATAATTGGGTCCTTTATAAGTTACTCAGATAAGCAAAGGCAGGAAAGGGATACCCTAGATACATAGTACATAAAATTGTAAAACATGTACCTTTGTTTTGTAGTATAAAACTGAAATTTCTTCAAAATGAATGAGATTTTGCATTTTTGTAGTCAAATCCTCCTCTTTTGTTTTGTCTAATATTCCTTTATACCTGCTCTTATCTCATATGAATCAAAATCGATTAAGATAAGGACCCTTATAGCAATTTTTCCCTTGCATTTTGGGCATAGTCCCAATGGGCTACAAATTCTTATGCTTCAACCAACTCAATAACATAATTTTTAAATCATcggatttaataaaattaataattagatttaaattttaaaatatgaaaattaaaggaattaaatttatatttactaTTTAAAGTATATTTTATCTTAAAAATAATGATACGGGTCTTCGGGCTGATCTGGCCCAAGTCCAAGGAAGAGGGAGAAAAATTGGGTTGTTATTTAGCCCATGGAACATTTTGCTTAGACTAAAAGCAAATgtatattttcaataaaatcttttaatatttagttatttgatttaattatataaatttgtgaatatttccctttttatgttgaaataaaaaaCATTCTAATGAGAATATACCATGATATTGAAATATTCAAAAGGTTTATATTGCTTTAATTCAAAAGTTCAACGAATATTATTACACtataaaagaaagaataaaaaaagttGACTTTTACTAGTGGTCCATAATGCTTTATATTTTCAAGCAcaaaacttataatttaagtTAGCAAGCAAAACATGTCATTAAGTTTGAAAAAttgttcaaaatttttaaaaatttaaggggcttatttgaaatttttaaataatttaggggctttaaataatttttaaaaaaatttaagaggatttataagaattttcaaaaaatttgaacaatgaataatttatttataGGTTCTGATCAGATATACTCTTTTTGATGCAATACTTAGAACTATCTATAGTCCCTTCTCAACTCATAAATAAAAGGAGAATACGCTTCAACACACTCAAATCCAGGTCCTCCTACATTAACAACAATACTCATGTCAATCGAACTAAAACTCAATCGATTAACTTGattacaatttttaaaaatattaagatCATAATGAAATTTTTCCAAATCTTTAGGAGAATAAGGTCCCATCTAACTCAAACGAGGCTCCTGTTACTTTTATTACAGACATAGATATAATACGAAAATAACAACCAgaatatgatatgattaaaaaaaattaatgcaTAAATCCTTGAAGTGTATCGTTTTTTTCTCTTTTGGTCCTTAAAggttttttagtttattttgatCTCTATTTTTATCAAATGTTTTAGTTTAATCATTTAGGTGTTAAAATTTAATGATTAAGATATTTAATCAATAGTATGTTATCCCATGTCATATGATGTCATCATAAGATGTCATAATCTGAAAAAtgttaaaatctataaaattgtaaaaataaaataaaatttttatataaaaatatatttaatttattaaaaatggaaaaaattataaaattacaaaaacaatataaatttttaaaaaaaatagatatttaatatttttaaattttataaattacatTTGCTAGAGCTTAGACATGATATCATTGTCTCTTGGAAGGATGTCGACtacaataattttttataatttagttaaGCAAAATTTATAATTGGTATATATTTTAAGTGATAAATTTAGATaagttttttttcaaattattttaataataaacaataatgttatttcaaataaataataatttaaataatattttcaattattcaaaatatttttattatctcaAGACAAAGTATTTGTCTCTATACCAACATCTTAAGAACTAGTGTTGAATGTTTGGTCATTCTAAAACCTTTGGTACAAAATAAAAGAGCATATATGCACGATAATAAATGAAGGAAACTTACTCCATATATTAAATATGGAGCCAAGCAAATAAGCATGTTGTAGCATTATTGgtaataaattgatttaaaatattaaaatttgatataaaatgtttattcaaatttttaaaatattttttataaaatggtTTGTATTACAATCTTTATTTTTTATATCAAGAATATTTTAAAATGCTACTAGTCGAAGGTATATTTTATTCTAAGATACAACTTTTTACtagttttaaaagaattaatattttttacaATCTTTTATGATttctaataaattttattttttacaatatTTTAGAATTTCTAATAATTTTGTATCTTTTgatccttttttattatttttcaaaatattacaaaatttatataaaatgtttattcaaaattttaaaatatttttttataaaaactgTTTGTATTACGACATACAATTTTTTATATcaagtttttaatattttaaatgccACTAGCAAAGGTATATTTTATTCTAAGATACAATTTCTTTTAactagtttttaaaatttttaataattattttacaatctttgatgatttttaatattttttacaatattttagaatttctaataaattttatatcttttgatatttttaataaattttattatttttataattttaaaaaattctaacatattttttgtttttaaaaattatttaatattttaggttTTTTTCTTGATGATGATATTATTATGGTCCACGTGGTAATTTATGATTGGCTATAAATTCCAATTTCCAACTGATTCTTTTAACGTGAAAAGGACTGAACCAAAAACATATGAtaatattagggactaaattgggaatATTTGATAACAGTAGAAACTGGAGTGAATCAAAAAAATTCAAGGACCAAATAAAAACTATATACTTTAAGGACTAAACTACGTATTAAACCTCAAAAATTATTGAAGCATATAATATTTTCTGAAAAATTGAAGTACATAAATGATACAAGAAAACAAACATCAATTGAAATAACTTTTATCCATTACGATGATTAGGGTTTTGATTGTCGTTAATTAGCATAATGATTGTAAATTAAGAATATCCATCCTCACATGTCTAAAAAGTGGATAATCATAATAAATTACTTAAATTATATAAGACCTGGAAAGCGGCATAATCAAACCCTAaataatgattttttatttttttttaaagaggTCCTTGAATGCAATAATTTTGACTCAATGGGGGGGTTGAAATTTTTGAAAGGCTAAGAAGTTAGGTATGTTTTTGGAGCAATAGACTTTGGTTGATTGGTTCTAACAAGACAACAAAAGTAAGTGTTCATTATTTTCAATAAGGTTGTTGGTTAGCCGGTTCCTAAGAACATCCAAAACCTTGCTTCActttaaaaaattcatttcatTCAGTCAATAATTGTCTAATTTATGATCTTGTAGGacccattttatttttaattaaattttttgaatatttaaatttttaggaATTTGTGAGAATAAGCAATTAAATATATTAGTTAAATAATGTTGAATGCGAATCGAGAAAATGAGTAAAAAATTTTGGGtaatgaaattttgataaattaaaaattagattatattttatctattttattaaaatagataaattatctcatatatattacatcaaagagtaaataggttatttttctaaaaattctatttattttttactgttaaaaattggtcATTGTACGTCAACATGAGATATACATGGCAGACCACGTGTCACTATTTGATTATTTCATCAGTCATGCTAGTTTTCAACAAAacaaatagatggaatttttaacaaaaatgaacACTTTGCTCATTTTTTAGTAGAGGggacaaaatgcaatctgactcatTGTATAAGGGCTTCCATGGTATTTTAACCTACTTCTAGGTCGagataaatttgaaaattttcatgtgaaTCGAATCTAATTTTTTGTGCTAAAAggattgaaattaaattattacTTTTTGAAGGGACCAAAATTAAAGTTTATCCATATGACCAAGGAACTAAAAAGGCTTAAATTAATTCATTGTTTTTTTGGAAAGGGCCAAAAATGGAATTACTCCATTTAATCAAatgctaaaaggattaaaattgaattattaattttacGGAGGAgcaaaaaaaaatctatttaatcAATATGGGCCAAGGCTCTTGTCAATTTTTAGCCTCATAACACAAAGAATTATAAAACCAGCTTTCTTTATAAAAGTCACCCGCTATAATATCATTTCGCTATAACAATCAGATTTCAAGAATAATCgattttctatattttattttaaccttctATAACATCCTTTCACTTATAACAACATCCAAAGTTATAAAGTACATTCTTTATTAAATTTCTAATATAGCatattgtttaaaattttaaataccatTATAGTTATTTTTTATAAGCAAGTTAAATATATGAGAAATAATTGTAGGAAACAGTGACATCACGTCATCtgtatccctttccaatagttttatgccacatcagttTTATTATcttaaatttcagaattttatcctgaattttagtattttaatttggatttgattttttttcaggataaaatcctgaaattcaagataagagtactgatgtggcataaaatTATTGGAAAAGAATACAGATGACAtggcgtcactgtttcatacaatcctttccctaattatataatttattaaataaaatttatcgaAAAAATGTATtgatcatattttattaaatgaaaataacttttaataaataaaattaaagatatTAATTCAATAAAGTATTAAGTTTTCTAATTAAATAttctataaaattataaattgactatttgaatttaataactcacgattaattatttaatttaatttaataactcATACCAGCTTAACTAAACTTGTTATAGTTTTATGAACTCCATAACTATTCatgtgaaaaatataaaataaaagatgCATAAAAGTAATAATACACTTactatacattttttttaattttgttgatttGATTCTCTCTTTCTTTATTTAATGAAAATTCACGATATTAGTCCTATGATAGGTTTACAACAATTACCTCTCTATAACACGTAAAATATTGGTAAACAAGTGGGATTTTCATTGTATAATTTTGGATCAAATTGCAGTATATGTGAACAAAATTGATAGTTTAAATATtgtgaaatttttaaatattttgtcttTGGTGCCATTGTCTtatttgttcaaattttgaaattctaTTATTTAATTGGGAAATCAACGGCAAACCCTTTGAATGATTGAAGATTCTATGCCTTATATTTTACTTTAAAGAATatgaataatatatttatataattatgggACAAAATGAAAAATTTCAAGAATACTTTCACTTTCATATTGAATGAATTGATGTAAACAGAGGTATGAAAATTCCATAGGGAGTGGAAGAAGCCTTGTAACTTGTGCTTTGCTGCAATCTTCTAAGACCTGGACTTGAGGCTCAACGTGTTGATTTTTGAATTcctttgaaaaattaaatataaaaatatattttaaaaatttaaggttAAAATAAACTCTAAATAtgttaatttagttttaattcgATTGACATGAATATTGTTACTAATGCAGGAGGATGTAGGTTTGAGTATACTGAAGTGTATTATCCTACTATTTATGATTGGGGAGAGGCTATaggtagaggtgtgcatgggtgtGGGCAAAAAAATAAAGCTTGTTTAGAAAACGGACCGGCCCTCGGGTAAACCTTTTTTGCCCAGGCCCGGCCcaaattatatactaaatatatatattttttatttttaattacatttacattttattttcaattttaatataacaacattttattatattttcaatttgtgtattactttaagaattgttttagtcccatttattatttgtttattgttttaatatttgtttttatgtttttaaatatatttaatttattatattttaaaaattttatttaataaaataagctaaaaaaattaatatgggcgggtTGGGTAGGGTTTAACAATTTTATTTAGGGTTaggcttggacaaatttttaggcccatatttcgggctgGATCGGGCCCAGACCTAgaaaatgggcttaaaattttactTGAACTCGGCCTGATCttgcccatgcacacctctaactATAGGTAATTTTAAGcattttgtcaaaaaaaaaaaacaagatatGATGACCCTAAacataatgattttttttttgttaaaaatatattttttgaatttaactttttaaaatttttggttttggTTATCTCACTAGTTGAACTTTTGATTCTTAAAGCAATGGGTCAATTCAATCCGATTTTGACAATATTCATTTGGCGTGATATAAAGTAAACATGTCTATGGACTAAGTCAAGTTGGATCAtggcttaaaatttaaaaaaaattgacctACCCTTTCTGGttgaattaaaatttcaaatttattattttaaaaataaaataattatattaatttttatatattataacaattttaattaaaaatatttttattattaaaatagcaATTTAAACTAAATCAAGTAGCTTCCACCATTGAATAAGtctattattaaattttatttttctaattttattaatttttatctatttatttttaaatttaaataattattatttactcaAAACCTAACAAAAATCAATCCAAAAATTAAACATTTGCAGTGTGGTAGTTAATGATCTAATTTGATCCAAATTTCTTCACCTTTCTCTATCAAATTTGATGCCAAACAATGACCAAATTTCCATGCAAATATatttacttgaaaaaaaaaaagtcaaaaatgTTGGGCCAAATGAAATAATGGGATTTTGAAATTTGACTGTTTAAACATTAgaagcaaatatatatatatatatataaatatagagAGTTGTCCATGTCACATGGCACTTAATGCTCAAATTAGTGGAGTTACCAATTTTTTTTACACATAAAATTCATATAATATGGCCCATTAATTGGACTCACCACAATATTTGGCATTGAGACCATCAACCACTTACAATGCACAAATTCAAATAAAAGAGGGAAAATaactcaaattttgatttttaaaatttgtttgtcTTGGAGAAAAttccaattttttaaaaataatgttttttaaaataaaatgtttctTTTATTTAGAAAATAACATGGGAACATTTGTTTAAATGTGTTTATCAATTATTGAGTTATATGCATGGATAGAATGTGCCTAACTAATTTATCAAAAAATATCTTATTagctatttttaattaaatatgttaaattatactcctttgaaatttaaattttactctctatactttttatttaaattttttatttttctgtcTAATTTTACCGTTAAAATTAGTGATACCaaatgtaaaataattttttagtcctcaaaatttgttattttttcaatttggtctttaccctttaaaagtacataaaattattaaaaataaaaaaatatatttttcagatttaaaaattaaaatataaaatataaaatataaaatataaaatataaaatataaaataaaataaaataaaatatcttactaaattaaaattaatttaaatattgtaaaaagtatagagattaaattagAATGTCTTACTAAGTCTGCACTTTTAGATTTGTATTACttgaatttaaaattaaacaataaaagtaTATATCCTATATATATTCtaagttttaaaatttgatatgTTTAACTCAAATATTCTTAAAAAATTGAATAACAACTCGAAAACAGAAGGTTGTGGATAGGGGCGGATCTAGGGGTTGGTAGGGTCTAATctcttaaaatgaaattttttcttttgagtcctttataatttataaaattttaaattgtaatgataaagttgaattttggttccctaaaatgataaaattaaatttaatcctctaaaattataaatatatagattattaaaatagaaaattatatttttactaccataaaaatatatatattttaattctgGCCCTCAAAAAATTCTAATTTTGCTTCTGTCTTTAAGTTGTATTTCTGAATCTGATTATAAAATATTCTATTATAATCTATTCTAGATAAGTAAAATAGgaatcaaattaaataaaacaaattagggTTCAaatgaaacaaaacaaaacaaaataaggaGCTTATGAACAAGACAAGTACATGAGGAAAAGACCAACATGCAAAAGATGCTACAGCGTATATTCAactcaaaaataatttaatattttaattattaatatatatcaccctatatcaaaatttatataccaagttatataatttgatattcgagtttaattttttaatatggtATCTGTATTTTTCTaattaaatatgatatttatatttgacaaaaattttatattttgatatatgaatataaaatgttaatttttagtgtttaattcgaGTTTTATGATTGATTTGATGAATCTTAATTGCTAATGTAGTCCGATGTAAGTGTTTTGATTCGAGTTTTAGGGGTcgatttgatgaaagttaattgtTAATAGTATTAgataattatgaatttttatcaaatcaactctagAACCCAATTAAATACTAAAAAGTTAATACGTTAGCTTCAAATactaaaatggataaattttatcaaatataaatatcactttggaaaaataaaacacaagtaccatataaaaaaatactaaaCTTAAGTACTAAATTATATATTAACCAATTTTTGTGTTATGTTTCTTCAAGTTGAACAAAAGAAAGACAATAGTACCAACTTGTAAGAACTTTAAACATTATTAccctaataaatttttttttcaaaatcaatgTTATTCTtttatctctctctctctctctctttcacatgtatttttgaaaacacccatttttttttggttaaaaaataaaatatttaataaaatttcaaataaaatcaaacattaaaacAAGAAAAGTCCATTTCAGTTGATGCAAGTGACCATCCCTTTCTCTCTCTCTATTTTGGCCCTTTTAATGGATTTCTCTTCATGTATCCTGCGTTCCAGCTCAACTTCCTCTTATTATTTATAGGTTAAATTCTGTCATTAGCCCCGTACTATGTAAAAGTTGTGAGTTTAATCTCCAGATTTTAATTAGATCAAACTTGGTCCCTGTATTTTTTGAATTGattaaatttaatctttatattttttgaattttaaaatttcaagccAAATGAACACagttaaattatgctaatatttcGTACTATAGGTATAGTTATAGATTTAGTCATTGTTCCCCGATTGAATCAATTTTAGTCttaataattttcaaattttaaaatttcaacctTGACGTAAATGACActaattctattcattttaaaaatttttaaaaagtaacaTGTAGAAATAACAAGTTAATATGATATTATACATGAGATAATAATTTATCGtgccaaattttgaaaataaagaaatttaacTTAATGAAATAAGCAGCTGCCACTTTGGTCAAGACTGCAATTTTAAAActgaaaagtacaaaaattaaaaGAACTAAATTCATAGCTCATGCGTAGTAGAGGGATTAATAGTGGAATTTAACCTTATCTAcatgtttgtatttatttattagcTTAAGAAAAGGTTAACGAAAATGGGTCCTACTTGAAACCGTAGAagaacatggaaagaacacaaattccacaaaataaattaaaacttaGCTTTATATTGGACACCATTTTTCAATTTCATCAACCCCTCTCCACTACTTTTGCTTCAGTTTTGGGTGCTTTCAGTTTTGCTTTGCTTTGCTTTGCTTTGCTTTGTTATATATATTTCTTAAGCAAAACAAGCAACCTTGATTAGTGCCTTAGAACAGTTTAAACCTTACCAACTTTCACTATTAACAAAagcaaaaaatatatacatacacacatatatacatacacagTGCTTGAAAGCTTCTATTGTTTgccttcttccctttttttgcTCTTTCTATCAAACTGAAAAaagctgcttttttttttttttggttacttGGAGCTTTCAAGGTCAGGGGATTAAACGGGTGATTAACCCCTTTTTTTGGTGATCTTTCTTGGATCCAATTTCCTTGAGGTAagagaaaggaaaaaagaaagttCATCTTTTCACTTATTCTATGCATAAAAGTTTGCAACTTTCTCGTTTGCTTAATACCCAATTAATTCCCAGTTTTGTGCTAAAAGATTGAAATTTTCTTTTGATGGAGTTCTATGTTTCAAAGTGTTCAAATTTCAAGAACCCCATCAGTTTTGTCTCTAAAATGTTTGTAATTTTTGACTGATCTGCTCTCAATCTTTTATACTATTTGGATAAATTTTGAGTTTAGTTAAGCTGTTTAAGGCCATATTTATTTCTGGTTATGGTGTTTTTAAATGCCTTCTTTATCCATTCCTTTACCATGTTTATATTCTTGATGTTGATGTAATCATGCcttttaaatttgattatatgcCATAAtgattcataaatattaaaaaaagaaaggtattatatttatattatgtcaTGAGAATAAATGCAATAAAAAGACAAAGGAAAGTATATGGTCCTTGTTTTCTTCTTCATTAACTTTCACATATAGAACAATCAAAAAAATTATTATCATAATTGGAAATAACATCACCAACAAGATATttgtatatattaaaaaaaaaaaagggtttctcTTAAAATTCTCATTTTGTTCTTAAATTTGATTTCTTTAGCCCCCTTAGATTGGCTAATTTAGCTGTGTTTTGATAGAATACTTATTTTGCTGTCTTGATGAGGACGATGGGAATGTTAAGTGTCTGGTTATTATAGGGGAATCTTTTACCATGGATGGCATTCATACATACGTGGATAGTGATATATGTGTAGGtaggtatgtacatgtatatacatatataccttTCTTTGCATGTATGTGTATATACATGCTTAGTTTACTGGGAATGTATGTTTTTATGTAATATATGTATGTGCATATGTATATGCACATGTATCTTTCTATGCATCTTTTTGAGTGTCTGAATTAGTTCGAATTGCATATTTCGAGTCTAGAGATCATCCATTCCTCTTCGTTGATTTTACCGGAAGGGTCTTACTTTGCTTCCTTTTCTTAGCTAGAAATGAATGCTTTCCATATGATtcctttttatgttttatatggaACCGTTACCAAGGCCTGTTTTCACTATGTTTACATCGGATTTTCTGTAGTACACGAGTTATAGCTTTGTTGCAGTGTTTACTGTTTGTATTTGCTTCTTTTGTTTTCGTTCTGTTTTGATGTAAATTTTCATCTTATTCTTCAGATTCCGTGTGAAATTTTCTTGGCAGAAAATGGTAAAGAGGCGTGTGCATCATCGTTAGCCACCATATATTTAATCGAGACAGAAGATGGATGATGCTTTTGGTAGTGGTCAGAAAGATGAGCGGGGGGAAGACAAGTCACTGCAAAACTTGGACAATAACAGGGACATGTCGGGAGAGA encodes:
- the LOC108475207 gene encoding uncharacterized protein LOC108475207; the protein is MLRDMIHPQEQQQLPIDDISSPISGPIFYFSDADLFSDAGLQSSEVTSSNCCFDESSNYNDKLTSMPPSGTPTATNTTAANAAAATDTDNTTPTTNDNNNNLSIIFDSPDEIDNDISASIDFSQCQSPSFSVPPFLTDQDHHQYDLPLVQSQIQLPAEVVDGLSQYGGGDHYHHQGFVAAGAPLMGPTPPFPSVFDDDCLFSMPSYVPLNPSSPSCSFLAPSMAAPFMPMNALTADHNSGIFAAGTILTAPHEMLPQDLEFQGDNGGIFCPDSIQRILKPGDLQGLSCENQQLVGGAMCSTPLPTEMSSLEDSTFNKVGKLSVEQRKEKILRYMKKRNERNFSKKIKVHIYVNVQYACRKTLADSRPRVRGRFAKNDDFGETQRQASINHEYDDDDQVVVKEEEDMVHSSDIFAHINGVNSFECNYSIQSWI